A single window of Oerskovia paurometabola DNA harbors:
- a CDS encoding YccF domain-containing protein: protein MNTILNVIWLIFAGLWLAIGYVVAGIVCCVLIVTIPFGIASFRIAGYALWPFGRTVVDKPTAGAFSTIGNVIWVIVAGIWLAIGHVVTSIPLFVSIIGIPLGIANLKMIPISLLPLGKQIVPTNARFGA, encoded by the coding sequence ATGAACACGATCCTGAACGTCATCTGGCTGATCTTCGCGGGCCTGTGGCTCGCGATCGGGTACGTCGTGGCGGGGATCGTCTGCTGCGTCCTCATCGTCACCATCCCGTTCGGGATCGCGAGCTTCCGCATTGCGGGCTACGCGCTGTGGCCCTTCGGGCGCACGGTCGTCGACAAGCCCACGGCCGGGGCGTTCTCCACGATCGGCAACGTGATCTGGGTGATCGTCGCGGGGATCTGGCTCGCGATCGGGCACGTGGTCACCTCGATCCCGCTGTTCGTCTCGATCATCGGCATCCCGCTGGGCATCGCGAACCTCAAGATGATCCCGATCTCGCTGCTGCCGCTCGGCAAGCAGATCGTGCCGACGAACGCGCGCTTCGGCGCCTGA
- a CDS encoding YggS family pyridoxal phosphate-dependent enzyme, producing the protein MPSPHDAPLDTLRTVADRYAAVHARIDAAALAAGRAPDEVQLLVATKTQGPAAVRAVVAAGATLIGENRVQELVAKAPDLADLVADGSVRVHMIGHLQRNKVNQVLATATGVESVDSLALAEALASRCAREGRTLDVMVQVNVSGEASKAGVGPDDAALLSRQVAALEGLRLTGFMTIGANSPDTALVRAGFERLRRIRDEVLASGAPGTGEARELSMGMSGDLEAAIAEGATIVRVGTAVFGARPPVG; encoded by the coding sequence GTGCCTTCCCCCCACGACGCCCCCCTCGACACGCTCCGCACCGTCGCCGACCGCTACGCCGCGGTCCACGCCCGCATCGACGCGGCGGCGCTCGCCGCCGGCCGGGCACCCGACGAGGTGCAGCTGCTCGTGGCGACCAAGACGCAAGGCCCCGCGGCGGTGCGCGCGGTCGTCGCCGCGGGCGCGACGCTGATCGGCGAGAACCGCGTCCAGGAGCTCGTCGCCAAGGCACCCGACCTCGCCGACCTGGTCGCGGACGGCTCGGTGCGGGTCCACATGATCGGGCACCTGCAGCGCAACAAGGTCAACCAGGTCCTCGCGACGGCCACGGGTGTCGAGTCGGTCGACTCGCTCGCGCTCGCGGAGGCGCTCGCGAGCCGCTGCGCGCGCGAGGGCCGCACGCTCGACGTCATGGTCCAGGTCAACGTGTCGGGAGAGGCGTCCAAGGCGGGGGTGGGGCCCGACGACGCCGCGCTCCTCTCCCGTCAGGTCGCCGCCCTGGAGGGTCTTCGCCTCACGGGGTTCATGACGATCGGGGCGAACTCTCCCGACACCGCGCTGGTGCGCGCCGGGTTCGAGCGGCTGCGCCGGATACGTGACGAGGTGCTCGCGAGCGGCGCCCCGGGGACGGGAGAGGCGCGCGAGCTGTCGATGGGTATGAGCGGAGACCTCGAGGCGGCGATCGCCGAGGGAGCGACGATCGTGCGCGTGGGGACCGCGGTGTTCGGGGCGCGCCCCCCGGTCGGCTGA
- a CDS encoding alpha/beta hydrolase — translation MRDGIRDVGPRLGLSLRRTWWRVRDYACVLRWQATGLVSRVGPDDLRHPDRPVGPPVVLVPGVYESWHFLLPLATLLHDHGVAVHVLPELRDNRRPVADGAVLLARYLREQDLHDVVVVAHSKGGLIGKLAMVRESPGRIASMIAINTPFAGSVYARWFVAPAVRAFIPSDATIVALAAERAVNARITSVHSRWDPHIPAGSTLDGAHDVVLDTPGHFRPLADPRLHALLVEQIVGPRPT, via the coding sequence ATGCGCGACGGGATCCGGGACGTGGGCCCGCGTCTGGGGCTGAGCCTGCGACGGACCTGGTGGCGCGTCCGCGACTACGCCTGCGTGCTGCGCTGGCAGGCGACCGGTCTCGTGTCCCGGGTGGGTCCCGACGACCTCCGCCACCCCGACCGGCCTGTCGGGCCACCCGTCGTCCTCGTGCCCGGGGTGTACGAGTCCTGGCACTTCCTCCTGCCGCTGGCCACCCTGCTGCACGACCACGGGGTCGCAGTCCACGTCCTCCCAGAGCTCCGGGACAACCGGCGCCCCGTCGCGGACGGAGCCGTCCTCCTCGCGCGGTACCTCCGGGAGCAGGACCTGCACGACGTCGTCGTCGTCGCGCACAGCAAGGGCGGGCTCATCGGCAAGCTCGCCATGGTGCGCGAGAGCCCGGGCCGGATCGCGTCGATGATCGCGATCAACACGCCGTTCGCGGGCTCCGTCTACGCGCGCTGGTTCGTCGCGCCGGCCGTCCGGGCGTTCATCCCGAGCGACGCGACGATCGTGGCCCTGGCGGCCGAGCGCGCCGTCAACGCACGCATCACCTCGGTGCACAGCCGCTGGGACCCGCACATCCCCGCCGGCAGCACGCTCGACGGCGCGCACGACGTCGTCCTCGACACCCCCGGGCACTTCCGGCCGCTCGCCGACCCACGACTCCACGCGCTCCTGGTCGAGCAGATCGTCGGACCGCGTCCGACCTGA
- a CDS encoding glycerophosphodiester phosphodiesterase — protein sequence MPSAARPAVRPLDDGARSSLVLPAARTVRTHLPTYLLTVVLLQVVTGLVVVPLLVWLFDQALAVAGVPSFTHLDVVRVLSSPGAVLLLVLLALVASVVVLVQQGAFLAIGVRVRAGEPVSARAVAHDLARASRRLLGPQLVLFVGYFFVLVPVGGFGMAAFLVRGIAIPDFVVGELLKFEGGLYVYLAFLAGVLFLNLRLVLTLAILLTSDVSVAGAMGESWRATRRSWPRLLGVFAVVGLAVLVVAAGVVTLALVPTRVADLHTPGLAPVVAGATLTVVQVAGFVLAGFVTALLTQVVVAVAAEHRAPLPDGAARAGTVAPATEVVVPSAGAGPGGPAGDTAGAVRGSASVPPVLRRGRAGRPRAVGAVVGLAAVLALLAVTVANTRAMTTLAREEPGAVVAHRGDPGGGVENSIASLESAAALGADYVELDVLQAADGGLVVFHDLTLRRLAGSDRAVHTMTLDELTATTIRQGGFEARIPSLEEFVERARELDVPLLVELKAHGHETPTFVADVVSLLRAQGVADEYLVQSIYPEQAAEVRALGPEITVGHVVPFLRGALGGLPVDFVAIEQSSDSDRVRAEARAAGIDVYVWTVNDPAAMRAQLRSGVDGIITSSPRRAVAERAVVRDDTALSTRLEDELRDALAW from the coding sequence GTGCCCTCCGCCGCCCGACCCGCCGTGCGCCCCCTCGACGACGGAGCGAGGTCCAGCCTGGTGCTCCCCGCGGCCCGCACGGTCCGCACGCACCTGCCCACCTACCTCCTGACCGTCGTCCTCCTCCAGGTCGTCACGGGCCTGGTCGTCGTCCCGCTCCTGGTGTGGCTGTTCGACCAGGCGCTGGCGGTCGCGGGCGTCCCCTCGTTCACGCACCTCGACGTGGTGCGGGTCCTGTCGAGCCCGGGCGCGGTGCTCCTGCTGGTGCTGCTGGCTCTGGTCGCCTCGGTCGTGGTCCTCGTCCAGCAGGGGGCCTTCCTCGCGATCGGCGTGCGCGTACGGGCGGGGGAGCCGGTCTCGGCGCGCGCCGTCGCGCACGACCTCGCCCGCGCGAGCCGCCGGCTCCTCGGGCCTCAGCTCGTGCTGTTCGTCGGGTACTTCTTCGTGCTCGTCCCGGTGGGCGGGTTCGGCATGGCGGCGTTCCTCGTGCGGGGCATCGCGATCCCGGACTTCGTCGTGGGGGAGCTCCTCAAGTTCGAGGGTGGCCTGTACGTCTACCTCGCGTTCCTCGCGGGAGTCCTGTTCCTCAACCTGCGCCTGGTGCTGACGCTCGCGATCCTGCTGACCTCGGACGTGTCCGTCGCCGGGGCCATGGGCGAGAGCTGGCGCGCGACCCGGCGGTCGTGGCCGCGCCTCCTCGGCGTCTTCGCCGTCGTGGGTCTCGCGGTGCTCGTGGTCGCCGCGGGGGTCGTGACGCTCGCGCTGGTCCCCACGCGGGTCGCGGACCTCCACACCCCGGGCCTCGCGCCCGTCGTCGCGGGGGCGACGCTCACGGTCGTGCAGGTGGCCGGGTTCGTGCTCGCGGGGTTCGTCACGGCGCTCCTCACACAGGTCGTGGTCGCGGTCGCGGCGGAGCACCGGGCGCCGCTGCCCGACGGCGCCGCTCGGGCCGGGACCGTCGCGCCCGCGACGGAGGTGGTCGTCCCGTCCGCCGGGGCAGGACCAGGGGGGCCCGCAGGAGACACCGCAGGGGCGGTGCGCGGGTCGGCGAGCGTTCCGCCGGTCCTGCGCCGCGGCCGGGCGGGCCGGCCGCGCGCGGTGGGTGCCGTCGTCGGGCTGGCTGCCGTGCTGGCGCTCCTGGCCGTCACGGTGGCCAACACCCGGGCCATGACCACGCTCGCGCGGGAGGAGCCCGGTGCGGTGGTCGCGCACCGGGGCGACCCGGGCGGCGGCGTCGAGAACTCGATCGCGTCGCTCGAGTCGGCCGCGGCGCTCGGCGCGGACTACGTCGAGCTCGACGTGCTCCAGGCTGCCGATGGCGGGCTAGTCGTCTTCCACGACCTGACCCTGCGGCGGCTCGCGGGCTCCGACCGTGCCGTGCACACCATGACGCTCGACGAGCTGACCGCGACCACGATCCGCCAGGGCGGGTTCGAGGCGAGGATCCCGTCGCTCGAAGAGTTCGTCGAGCGGGCCCGCGAGCTCGACGTGCCGCTCCTGGTCGAGCTCAAGGCGCACGGCCACGAGACCCCGACGTTCGTCGCGGACGTCGTCTCGCTCCTCCGGGCGCAGGGCGTCGCCGACGAGTACCTGGTCCAGTCGATCTACCCCGAGCAGGCCGCCGAGGTGCGGGCGCTCGGCCCCGAGATCACCGTCGGCCACGTCGTCCCGTTCCTGCGCGGAGCGCTCGGCGGCCTGCCGGTCGACTTCGTCGCGATCGAGCAGTCCTCCGACTCCGACCGCGTGCGCGCCGAGGCTCGCGCGGCCGGGATCGACGTCTACGTCTGGACCGTCAACGACCCCGCCGCGATGCGCGCCCAGCTGCGCAGCGGCGTCGACGGCATCATCACGAGCAGCCCGCGCCGTGCCGTAGCCGAGCGCGCCGTGGTGCGCGACGACACGGCGCTGTCCACGCGGCTCGAGGACGAGCTGCGCGACGCGCTCGCGTGGTGA
- a CDS encoding N-acetylmuramic acid 6-phosphate etherase — MTDTRPASRAELSAGQASAAEDWQEVLRLASPTEERNPRTTDIDLLPTAEVVRRITDEDAGVADAVRAQSDHITAAVDLAVAALRGGGKVHYFGSGTSGRLGVLDAVELLPTYGVGDEWFEAHLAGGAGAMMLAVEGAEDDVELGRRDADEVRAGDLVVGLAASGRTPYVGGAFDVAAERGAATVLVSANPQARLASRVDVAILLDTGPEVVTGSTRMKAATAQKLVLNTFSTATMIRLGKTYSNLMIDVRPTNQKLRARIVRMLVQATGLDTDECEQVLARAGGEIHVALVMLLAGVGVDEAREALRGAGAPGVRRALELLGA, encoded by the coding sequence ATGACCGACACCCGCCCCGCCAGCCGCGCGGAACTCTCGGCCGGGCAGGCCTCCGCCGCCGAGGACTGGCAGGAGGTGCTCCGTCTCGCGTCGCCGACCGAGGAGCGCAACCCGCGCACCACGGACATCGACCTGCTGCCCACGGCCGAGGTCGTGCGCCGCATCACCGACGAGGACGCGGGAGTCGCCGACGCCGTGCGCGCCCAGTCGGACCACATCACCGCGGCCGTCGACCTGGCGGTGGCGGCGCTGCGCGGCGGGGGCAAGGTCCACTACTTCGGGTCCGGCACGTCAGGACGCCTCGGCGTCCTCGACGCGGTCGAGCTCCTGCCCACCTACGGCGTGGGGGACGAGTGGTTCGAGGCGCACCTCGCCGGTGGGGCCGGCGCCATGATGCTCGCGGTCGAGGGAGCCGAGGACGACGTCGAGCTCGGACGGCGCGACGCCGACGAGGTCCGGGCCGGGGACCTGGTCGTGGGCCTCGCGGCCAGCGGCCGCACCCCCTACGTGGGCGGTGCGTTCGACGTCGCCGCCGAGCGAGGCGCCGCGACCGTGCTCGTGAGCGCCAACCCCCAGGCACGCCTGGCCTCGCGCGTCGACGTCGCGATCCTCCTCGACACGGGCCCCGAGGTCGTCACGGGCTCGACCCGCATGAAGGCCGCCACCGCGCAGAAGCTCGTGCTCAACACCTTCTCGACCGCGACCATGATCCGGCTCGGCAAGACGTACTCGAACCTCATGATCGACGTCCGCCCGACCAACCAGAAGCTCCGCGCCCGCATCGTGCGCATGCTCGTGCAGGCCACGGGCCTCGACACCGACGAGTGCGAGCAAGTCCTCGCACGGGCGGGCGGCGAGATCCACGTCGCGCTCGTGATGCTGCTCGCGGGCGTCGGCGTCGACGAGGCCCGCGAGGCGTTGCGCGGGGCCGGGGCGCCCGGCGTGCGTCGCGCGCTCGAGCTGCTGGGGGCCTGA
- the aceB gene encoding malate synthase A, producing MPSTASTLSTHSSGPTTSRTSSGQHPGPQPGHHDGRVDSPTRATPSGTLDVTGPLGERYREILTPGALDFLTALHDRFLAARHGLLMDRQQRRQDVADGIDPDFRAATRPVRDDPSWQVAGSHGAPGLEDRRVEITGPTDPKMAINALNSGAKVWLADQEDASSPTWRNVIEGQLALHDAIRGTLAFTSPEGKEYALRSTELTDLPTIVFRPRGWHLIEKHLRYVDRAGVAVSASASLVDFGLYFFHNARELVERGRGPYFYLPKLEGYREARVWNDVFVFAQEYLGIEQGTIRATVLVETLPAAFEMEEILHELRDHCAGLNAGRWDYLFSVIKSFRTRGDQYVLPDRSQVPMTAPFMRAYTELLVATCHRRGAHAIGGMSAFIPDRRRPDVTEKAFEQVRADKRREAGDGFDGTWVAHPDLIPAARAEFDAVLGDRPHQVSRRRDDVSVGQHELLDIGSVRRAGATVTAAGLRSNVSVGVRYIESWLRGVGAAAIDHLMEDAATAEISRSQVWQWIASGTRTDNGVPITRARVEALLAEVVDDLPRGEGNRVDDAAHVFRAVALAEDFPTFLTIGAYSQFLVGSPVDGPREG from the coding sequence ATGCCCAGCACCGCCAGCACGCTCAGCACCCACTCCTCCGGCCCGACGACGTCACGCACCTCGTCCGGTCAGCACCCCGGCCCCCAGCCGGGCCACCACGACGGGCGAGTCGACAGCCCTACCCGCGCGACGCCGTCGGGCACCCTGGACGTCACCGGGCCCCTCGGCGAGCGCTACCGCGAGATCCTGACCCCGGGCGCCCTCGACTTCCTCACCGCGCTGCACGACCGCTTCCTGGCCGCCCGCCACGGGCTGCTCATGGACCGCCAGCAGCGCCGCCAGGACGTGGCCGACGGGATCGACCCGGACTTCCGCGCCGCCACCCGGCCCGTGCGCGACGACCCGTCGTGGCAGGTCGCCGGCTCGCACGGCGCCCCCGGGCTCGAGGACCGCCGCGTCGAGATCACCGGACCCACCGACCCCAAGATGGCGATCAACGCCCTCAACTCGGGCGCCAAGGTGTGGCTCGCCGACCAGGAGGACGCGTCGTCGCCCACGTGGCGCAACGTGATCGAGGGCCAGCTCGCGCTCCACGACGCGATCCGCGGCACGCTCGCGTTCACCTCTCCCGAGGGCAAGGAGTACGCGCTGCGCTCGACCGAGCTGACCGACCTGCCGACCATCGTGTTCCGGCCCCGCGGGTGGCACCTGATCGAGAAGCACCTGCGCTACGTCGACCGCGCGGGCGTGGCGGTCTCGGCGTCGGCGTCGCTCGTGGACTTCGGGCTGTACTTCTTCCACAACGCGCGCGAGCTCGTCGAGCGTGGCCGCGGACCCTACTTCTACCTGCCCAAGCTCGAGGGCTACCGCGAGGCGCGCGTCTGGAACGACGTGTTCGTGTTCGCGCAGGAGTACCTGGGGATCGAGCAGGGCACGATCCGCGCGACCGTGCTCGTCGAGACCCTGCCCGCCGCGTTCGAGATGGAGGAGATCCTGCACGAGCTGCGCGACCACTGCGCGGGGCTCAACGCGGGCCGCTGGGACTACCTGTTCTCCGTCATCAAGTCGTTCCGCACGCGCGGCGACCAGTACGTCCTGCCCGACCGCTCGCAGGTGCCCATGACCGCCCCGTTCATGCGGGCCTACACCGAGCTCCTCGTCGCGACGTGCCACCGGCGCGGGGCGCACGCGATCGGCGGCATGAGCGCGTTCATCCCCGACCGCCGCCGCCCGGACGTGACCGAGAAGGCGTTCGAGCAGGTGCGTGCGGACAAGCGTCGCGAGGCCGGCGACGGGTTCGACGGCACCTGGGTCGCGCACCCCGACCTCATCCCCGCGGCGCGCGCCGAGTTCGACGCCGTGCTGGGCGACCGGCCGCACCAGGTCTCGCGCCGGCGCGACGACGTGAGCGTGGGGCAGCACGAGCTGCTCGACATCGGGTCGGTGCGCCGTGCGGGCGCGACGGTCACCGCGGCCGGGCTGCGGTCCAACGTCTCGGTCGGCGTCCGGTACATCGAGTCGTGGCTGCGCGGCGTGGGCGCCGCGGCGATCGACCACCTCATGGAGGACGCCGCGACGGCCGAGATCTCCCGCTCGCAGGTGTGGCAGTGGATCGCGTCCGGGACGCGCACCGACAACGGCGTGCCCATCACGCGGGCCCGCGTCGAGGCGCTGCTCGCCGAGGTCGTCGACGACCTGCCGCGCGGCGAGGGCAACCGGGTCGACGACGCCGCGCACGTGTTCCGCGCCGTCGCCCTCGCCGAGGACTTCCCGACGTTCCTGACCATCGGGGCGTACTCGCAGTTCCTGGTCGGGTCGCCCGTGGACGGGCCGCGCGAGGGCTGA
- a CDS encoding alpha/beta fold hydrolase has protein sequence MAANTAGWTEDTAEIDGHRVFYRRSPEVPDALPIVHVHGFGISGSSLLPTAEVLAARATNLVPDLPGHGRSERWDYTLGIPGLAHALIRILDALGLEKVVLVGNSMGCPVSLEIAHSAPERVDRLVLVSPAGGRHNQGLARAVGQLALDGPRESPRMARLAVPDYLRFGPVNTFNLFSELTRFPSLERIITSTVPTLAVVGSRDPLMPPPARVREVGRLAGDLTTVALIEGAAHAINFSHPGELAHVIGSWLDGVEIVDDPDSPGLTRVLQLPRS, from the coding sequence ATGGCCGCGAACACCGCCGGATGGACCGAGGACACGGCGGAGATCGACGGGCACCGCGTGTTCTACCGGCGCAGTCCCGAGGTCCCCGACGCCCTGCCGATCGTCCACGTGCACGGCTTCGGGATCTCCGGCTCGTCCCTCCTGCCCACGGCCGAGGTCTTGGCCGCACGGGCCACGAACCTCGTCCCCGACCTGCCGGGGCACGGCCGGAGCGAACGGTGGGACTACACCCTCGGCATCCCTGGGCTCGCGCACGCCCTGATCCGCATCCTCGACGCCCTGGGACTCGAGAAGGTCGTGCTGGTGGGCAACTCGATGGGCTGCCCGGTCAGCCTCGAGATCGCGCACAGCGCGCCGGAACGGGTGGACCGCTTGGTGCTCGTGTCGCCCGCCGGGGGCCGCCACAACCAGGGGCTCGCACGCGCCGTCGGCCAGCTCGCGCTCGACGGTCCCCGCGAGAGCCCGAGGATGGCACGGCTCGCGGTCCCGGACTACCTGCGGTTCGGGCCCGTCAACACGTTCAACCTGTTCAGCGAGCTCACCCGCTTCCCCTCGCTGGAGCGCATCATCACCTCGACGGTGCCGACGCTCGCCGTCGTCGGGAGCAGAGACCCGCTCATGCCACCACCTGCCCGGGTCCGGGAGGTCGGCCGACTGGCGGGGGACCTGACCACGGTCGCCCTCATCGAGGGCGCCGCGCACGCGATCAACTTCAGCCATCCCGGCGAGCTCGCGCACGTGATCGGGTCCTGGCTGGACGGGGTAGAGATCGTCGACGACCCGGACTCCCCCGGCCTGACGCGCGTCCTGCAGCTGCCGCGCAGCTAG
- a CDS encoding anhydro-N-acetylmuramic acid kinase, translating to MIVLGLSSGTSVDAIDAAAADFHLGPDGVLRMRPLGHTEYEWPAALRERILKALPPAAVDMGEVTQLDTLIGQEFGRAGRQAIDDVAGGDVDLVASHGQTLYHWVVGARAHGSLQLGNAAWIAERTKRPVISDFRVADIAAGGQGAPLVSVLDALWLGRDPQSPDGAPAGLSAALNIGGIANVTLVGEVEAPVTGWDTGPGNCLIDLAARELTGEPFDRDGALGAAGTVDQAALRALLDDPYFAAKAPKSTGRELFDATYVPRKLASVRPDLTGPDLVATLTELTAVTIAEGLLTVAQSIPTDRRSAGDTASAPQREVRRVVVSGGGAHNPTLLARLRAYLPGGCELLTADQLGMPIDAKEAYLFALLGFLSAHGVAGTAKGVQRRRSTGARRAAVLGSLTPPTPLVWPAFTGPIRRLVLANTPFGLAPMPKGTHR from the coding sequence ATGATCGTCCTCGGCCTGTCCTCCGGCACGTCGGTCGACGCGATCGACGCGGCCGCCGCCGACTTCCATCTCGGCCCCGACGGGGTCCTGCGCATGCGCCCCCTCGGGCACACCGAGTACGAGTGGCCCGCCGCGCTGCGCGAACGCATCCTCAAGGCGCTGCCGCCCGCCGCCGTCGACATGGGCGAGGTCACGCAGCTCGACACGCTCATCGGGCAGGAGTTCGGCCGCGCCGGACGCCAGGCCATCGACGACGTCGCCGGTGGCGACGTCGACCTCGTCGCCTCGCACGGGCAGACGCTCTACCACTGGGTCGTCGGCGCCCGCGCGCACGGCAGCCTCCAGCTTGGCAACGCCGCCTGGATCGCCGAGCGCACCAAGCGACCCGTCATCAGCGACTTCCGCGTCGCCGACATCGCCGCAGGCGGCCAGGGCGCGCCCCTCGTGAGCGTCCTCGACGCCCTGTGGCTCGGCCGCGACCCGCAGTCGCCCGACGGCGCGCCGGCCGGGCTGAGCGCAGCGCTCAACATCGGCGGGATCGCTAACGTCACCCTCGTCGGCGAGGTCGAGGCGCCCGTGACCGGGTGGGACACCGGACCCGGCAACTGCCTCATCGACCTGGCGGCCCGCGAGCTCACGGGCGAACCGTTCGACCGCGACGGCGCCCTGGGCGCCGCCGGGACCGTCGACCAGGCCGCGCTGCGCGCCCTGCTCGACGACCCCTACTTCGCGGCCAAGGCCCCCAAGTCGACCGGCCGCGAGCTGTTCGACGCGACCTACGTGCCGCGCAAGCTCGCGTCCGTGCGCCCCGACCTCACGGGCCCCGACCTCGTCGCGACCCTCACCGAGCTCACCGCGGTCACCATCGCGGAAGGGCTGCTCACCGTGGCCCAGTCGATCCCCACCGACCGACGCAGCGCAGGCGACACCGCCTCGGCACCCCAGCGCGAGGTGCGTCGCGTCGTCGTCTCGGGCGGCGGCGCGCACAACCCGACGCTGCTCGCGCGGCTCCGCGCCTACCTGCCAGGCGGCTGCGAGCTCCTCACGGCCGACCAGCTCGGGATGCCCATCGACGCCAAGGAGGCGTACCTCTTCGCGCTCCTCGGCTTCCTGTCGGCGCACGGGGTCGCCGGCACCGCCAAGGGAGTCCAGCGCCGCCGCTCGACCGGGGCGCGCCGCGCCGCGGTCCTCGGCTCGCTCACCCCACCCACCCCGCTCGTCTGGCCCGCGTTCACCGGGCCCATCCGCCGGCTCGTGCTGGCCAACACCCCGTTCGGGCTCGCCCCGATGCCGAAGGGAACACACCGATGA
- a CDS encoding DUF1353 domain-containing protein, with translation MPFVAPLPGDRDRWVPAATVDLRQLPVSGRWKVWFEVLTPFGYTSRRADEQSPTGPVWRRASIEQTVPAGLVTDLASVPMPLWGVIASYGRQTLPAILHDATSRALADSDVPPSGRRAARRDADRLFRETLRETGTGPVRRWLMWAAVRIFGSLPVAVVFLLAVVAGLVALGLVVAGALTGGTAGPWLVGALVVTAVALVVLLAQATWAGVESRQGGAERWVPAAVGSMLGAVGTGLVALPLLLPLIVLTFVTELVVGLGEGGRAGVRAQDAPAGGGAAEHLPTTRITYPATG, from the coding sequence GTGCCGTTCGTCGCGCCGCTGCCCGGGGACCGGGACCGTTGGGTCCCCGCCGCGACGGTCGACCTGCGCCAGCTGCCGGTGTCCGGTCGGTGGAAGGTCTGGTTCGAGGTCCTCACCCCGTTCGGGTACACCTCTCGTCGCGCCGACGAGCAGAGCCCGACCGGCCCTGTGTGGCGCAGGGCGTCGATCGAGCAGACCGTCCCGGCGGGCCTCGTGACCGACCTCGCGTCGGTGCCCATGCCGCTGTGGGGCGTGATCGCGAGCTACGGGCGTCAGACGCTGCCCGCGATCCTGCACGATGCGACGTCGCGGGCGCTCGCGGACTCCGACGTACCGCCGAGCGGTCGGCGGGCCGCGCGACGCGATGCCGACCGTCTCTTCCGGGAGACCCTGCGCGAGACCGGCACGGGCCCGGTCCGGCGGTGGCTCATGTGGGCTGCGGTCCGGATCTTCGGGAGCCTGCCGGTCGCGGTCGTGTTCCTGCTCGCGGTCGTCGCCGGGCTCGTCGCGCTCGGCCTGGTGGTCGCGGGCGCGCTGACCGGGGGGACGGCCGGGCCCTGGCTCGTGGGTGCACTGGTCGTGACCGCGGTCGCGCTGGTCGTGCTGCTCGCCCAGGCGACGTGGGCCGGGGTCGAGAGTCGCCAGGGCGGTGCCGAGCGCTGGGTGCCTGCGGCGGTCGGCAGCATGCTCGGCGCGGTCGGGACCGGTCTCGTCGCGTTGCCGCTCCTGCTCCCGCTGATCGTGCTCACGTTCGTGACCGAGCTCGTCGTGGGGTTGGGGGAGGGCGGCCGTGCGGGTGTCCGGGCGCAGGACGCCCCGGCCGGCGGGGGTGCGGCGGAGCACCTCCCGACCACCCGCATCACGTACCCGGCGACCGGGTGA
- a CDS encoding 5'-nucleotidase — translation MPPYDLDHRLVVGVSSSALFDLSDSQRVFDEQGIDAYRAYQDEHLDRTLRPGVAFEFVQRLLSLNDLSPSAQDPLVEVFVLSKNDPTTGLRVMSSVAAHGLPISRSIFTQGLAPYAYIPALNISLFLSGDARDVRTATLLGHPAGQVLGSAAVGHVAAAGPTAERTPGVPVASGESPGEDSDGAADDGALRVAFDFDGVLADDSAERIFQSDGLEQFHRYESARKVTEHHAGPILPFLRALSTIQRREEERVVEDPTYRPRVRVSIVTARSAPSHERAVNTLRSWGVTVNDAFFMGGADKGRVLRVLRPHIFFDDQRGHLDPVAREVASVLVPYGVTNEEVPVAAVPVEPGPDGGAPAPAPAPAPVPAPAG, via the coding sequence GTGCCGCCCTACGACCTCGATCACCGGCTCGTCGTCGGTGTCTCCTCGAGCGCCTTGTTCGACCTGTCCGACTCGCAGCGCGTCTTCGACGAGCAGGGGATCGACGCGTACCGCGCGTACCAGGACGAGCACCTGGACCGGACGCTGCGCCCCGGGGTCGCGTTCGAGTTCGTCCAGCGCCTCCTGAGCCTCAACGACCTGTCGCCCAGCGCGCAGGACCCGCTCGTCGAGGTCTTCGTCCTGTCGAAGAACGACCCGACGACGGGCCTGCGCGTCATGAGCTCGGTCGCGGCGCACGGGTTGCCGATCAGCCGGTCGATCTTCACGCAGGGCCTCGCGCCGTACGCGTACATCCCGGCGCTCAACATCTCGCTCTTCCTGTCGGGGGACGCGCGCGACGTCCGGACGGCGACCCTGCTGGGTCACCCGGCCGGGCAGGTCCTGGGGAGCGCCGCCGTCGGGCACGTCGCCGCAGCGGGCCCGACGGCGGAGCGCACGCCCGGTGTGCCCGTCGCCTCGGGTGAGAGCCCGGGCGAGGACTCGGACGGCGCGGCCGACGACGGCGCCCTGCGCGTGGCCTTCGACTTCGACGGCGTGCTCGCCGACGACAGCGCCGAGCGCATCTTCCAGTCGGACGGTCTCGAGCAGTTCCACCGGTACGAGAGCGCGCGCAAGGTCACCGAGCACCACGCGGGGCCGATCCTGCCCTTCCTGCGGGCGCTGAGCACGATCCAGCGCCGCGAGGAGGAGCGGGTGGTCGAGGACCCGACGTACCGCCCCCGGGTGCGCGTCTCGATCGTCACGGCGCGCAGCGCGCCCTCGCACGAGCGGGCCGTGAACACGCTGCGCTCGTGGGGCGTCACGGTCAACGACGCGTTCTTCATGGGCGGCGCCGACAAGGGGCGCGTGCTGCGGGTCCTGCGCCCGCACATCTTCTTCGACGACCAGCGCGGGCACCTCGACCCGGTGGCGCGCGAGGTCGCGAGCGTCCTGGTGCCGTACGGCGTGACGAACGAGGAGGTGCCGGTGGCGGCCGTTCCGGTCGAGCCGGGCCCCGACGGCGGAGCTCCCGCGCCCGCGCCCGCGCCGGCCCCGGTTCCTGCCCCGGCCGGCTGA